The Pectobacterium wasabiae CFBP 3304 DNA segment GCCAACTGCCGCCAAACACCATGAGCGTTCTGAGAACGATGGCACCTAACACGCCGTAAATCAGTACGCGACGTTGGTATTGTGCAGGAACGGCGAAGTAGCCGAAGAGCATCAGCCAGACGAAGACGTTATCGACGGCAAGGGCTTTCTCGATTAAATAACCCGTCAGGAAGGCCAGCGATTGCGCATTAGCGACTTCGCGACCCAACGTGCCATCCAGATACCACCAGAAACCGGCGTTGAACAGCAGAGAGAGCGTGACCCAGACGATCGACCAGACGGCTGCCTGTTTGAACGTCATGACCGTCGACCCTTTACGTCCTTGGTAGAGCAGGTCGATGGCCAGCATCACAATAACAATGGCAGCGAAGCTGCCCCATAACCAGGGAGTGCCAATGGTGTGCATAGCAAGATCCTTAAATAGAAACAAAAACGGCCAACATCGGAAGGACGCTGGCCGCTCATGATTAAAGCTGCAAATGCACCTCGCCTTCCGGCAAGGTCTCACTTACAACGTTAATGAAGCTGTTTCATCAAGAATCAAGCTTTTCATCAAGGTTGCCCAGTAACCGGATGCGATAACCCTTCATCTTTCGCGCCGCAGGTGTGTTGGCTGCTCTTACTCACCCGAATCACTTACTTATGTAAGCTCATCGGGACTCGCTCGTTTGCCGCCTTCCTGCAACGTGAAATCTATTGGGTATATAAACATCGTAATGACGATTAGCTGGCGGAAAAGTTACTCCCCTTTGCCTGACAGAAGATAGGTGAAAAGATGATCCTGGTCAAATAATTACCACCGTCTTACTTTGCATTCCCCGGCGTAGCGGCATCGGCAGGAAACACGACACCGGTTTGGCGGCGAATTTCTGTCAGCAGTCCAGCGACGGTGCGTGAGCGTGCCAGTTCAGCATGGTTAATATCGTTGTTGTTCACCAATGCGGCAAAGACCTCTGCTTCGTACAGCATGCTGTTGATATGCTGCGGCTGGCTGAGATCTAACTGCTTGCCTTCACGCGGGATGAATTTCACGTTATGGCATTCGGAGACTTTTTCAATCACCAGCGATCCGTCTTCCCCCTGAATTTCACTGGGAATGGCGGAGTGACTGACTTTGGAATGAATGATGGTCACATCGAAATCGCCGTAATTCAGAGTAATGCTGCCATGCGCATCCACGCCGCTTTCCAACAACGTCGCGCTAGCTTGCGTTGTGCACGGTTCTCCCCACAGCGCCACGGCGAAGGCCAGACAGTAGTAGCCGATATCCATGATGGAACCGTTGGAAAACGCCGGATTGAATGTGTTCGGGTTCTCGCCTGCCAGATAGCGTGGGTAGCGTGAAGAATATTGGCAGTAATTCAGCACCACTTTACGCAATCTACCGACTTTCGGCAGTGACTGCTGTATCACGCTGAAGTTGGGTAGGCTGGCGGTTTTGAACGCTTCAAAGAGCACGACCTGATTTTCTCTGGCACAGGCGATCATTTGTTCGACTTCATAGCGGTTGGAAGCCAGCGGCTTTTCGCAGATGACGTGTTTGCCGTGGCTCAGGAAAAGCAGGGCCTGTTCGCAGTGCAGTGAGTTCGGACTCGCCAGATACACGGCGTCGATAAGGTCGGATTTCGCCATCGCTTCCAGTGAATCAAATAGCGTATCCACCATGTAATCAGCTTGAAACGGCTGCGCTTTTTCTGCCGTCCGTGAATAGATGGCGGCGAGCTTCAACTGACCGGTTTCATGGGCGGCATCCACAAACTGACGGGTGATCCAACTGGTTCCTACAATAGCGAAGCGAATCATAAGCGTTTTGGTATCCTGGGAGCATCGATGATGAATAGGCAGATTATCACGGTGAAATGACAAGGCAACGTCAATCATTTCCCTTTCTGGCAGAGAAAAGCATTTACTGATGGGCTATTTTAAGGGATAAACAGCGCAAATTTTATGATGCAGGAGAGGCTAATGAGCCAACTCGAATTGGAAACGTGCAACCTGACGTTGGTGCGTTATCCTCAGGTCGCTGAAAACTCGGCGCTACAGGCGTGGGATGCCGCAGATGAATACCTGCTGCGTGAACTCGCCACCATGGAAATTGCGCCGGGCCCGCGCCTGATTTTCAATGATACGTTTGGTGCACTGGCCTGCGGTTTGCAAGCGCAATCGCCCGTCAGTATCAGCGACTCTTATCTCAGCCAACTGGCGACGCGGCATAATCTGGAACTGAACGGTTATGATGCCGATGCGGTAACGCTGCTGGATAGCATGGCGGAACTACCCGATGCGCCTGCGCTGGTGGTGATAAAAATCCCCAAAACGATCGCGCTGCTGGAACATCAGTTAAGAATGTTGCGTAAGGTCGTCACGCCGCAAACGCGCATCATTGCCGGGGCGAAAGCGCGGGATATTCATACTTCTACGCTGCAATTGTTTGAGCGCGTAATGGGGCCGACGAAAACCTCGCTGGCCTGGAAAAAGGCGCGTCTGGTTCACTGTGAGTGGGCAGAGCTAAAAGTCAGTGAGCAGTCACTTACTACTGAGTGGGAGCTGGATGGTTACGGCTATCGTATTCAAAACCATGCTAACGTGTATTCACGTAATGGGTTGGATATCGGCGCACGTTTCTTTATGCAGCATTTGCCGGAACAGATAGACGGGAAGATTATCGATCTCGGTTGCGGCAACGGTGTCATTGGGCTGGCCGCGCTGAAAGCCAACCCGGACGCCACCGTCGGCTTCTTTGATGAATCCTACATGGCGGTGACCTCGAGCCAGATTAACGTTGAGGTTAACTGCCCGCAGGATGTCGAGCGCTGTAGTTTCGTGGTGAACAACGGATTGTCCCGCGTTAGGCGCGATACGTTACAGGCCGTGCTGTGTAATCCACCATTTCACCAGCAGCAGGCAGTGACCGATGAAATCGCCTGGCAGATGTTCATGGATGCTCGTCGCTGCCTTCAGGTTGGCGGAGAACTACGCATTGTGGGCAATCGCCATCTGGATTATTTTCACAAACTGAAGCGCCTGTTCGGCAACTGTGAAACCATTGCCAGCAACACCAAGTTCGCTGTGCTGCGCGCGGTTAAAACGAATTCGTCCCGATAGGTAAGTGATTCGGGTGATTGAGCGCAGCCAACGCACATGCAACTTGAAGTATGACGGGTATAAGCTACAACGTTAACGCCAGCCGGGTGGCCTGATCGATTGCCCGGCGAGCGTCTAATTCCTGTGCCACATCGGCACCACCAATCAGATGAACATGACACCCGGCAGCCAGTAAGGGGTCATACAGTTTTCGGTTGGGTTCCTGACCGGCACAAATAATGATGTTATCCACCGGCAGACAGCGTATTTGCTGGTCGTGGATAATATGCAGCCCTTTATCATCAATATGGTGATATTCCACACCACCCAGCATCGTCACACCGTGGCGCAGCAGCGTGGTGCGGTGTATCCAGCCTGTCGTTTTCCCCAGATTTTCGCCGGGCTTTCCCGCCTTCCGCTGTAATAAAGTAATGTCCCGCTGGTGAGGAAGCTCGCCAGATTGATGAGGCAGCAGACCGCCCCGGTGTTGTAGCTGTTTATCAATCCCCCATTCCGCATAAAAATCATTGTGTTCCGGCTGAGAAGAAGGGGAATTAAGGTGATGATGGCTGCTGAGAAGGTGCTTTTCAGTCAAAAGATAGTGCGCGGTATCAAAACCGATGCCGCCTGCGCCGATAATCGCCACGCGTTTGCCGACTGGCTTTTTATCACGCAGTACGTCCAGATAGCTCAGCACGCTTGGGTGATCGATGCCTGCAATCGCGGGGATACGCGGCACAATGCCAGAGGCCAGAATCACATCATCAAAACCGAGCAAATCGGTGGGCGTTGCCTGCGTGCTCAGGCGAAGCGTGACGCCGCGCAGTGCTAACTGACGACGGTAGTAGCGCAGTGTTTCATAAAACTCTGCTTTACCGGGGATCTGTTTGGCAATATTGAACTGTCCGCCGATATAGGAAGAGGCTTCAAACAGCGTGACGTGATGGCCGCGTGCGGCGGCGTTGACGGCAAAAGCTATGCCTGCTGGGCCTGCGCCCACCACCGCAAAGCGTTTACTGACTCGCGCAAGCTGGATGGGCAGCTCGGTTTCGTGACAGGCACGTGGGTTGACCAGACAAGAGGTGACCTTGCCCGCGAAAATCTGATCGAGGCAGGCCTGATTGCAGCCGATACAGGTATTGATTTCATCGGCACGTCCTGACTGCGCTTTTGCCACCAGTTCAGCATCGGCGAGAAAAGGGCGCGCCATCGATATCATGTCGGCACAGCCTTCGGTCAGTAGCTGTTCCGCCACGCCGGGATCGTTGATGCGGTTGGTGGTAATCAGCGGGATACGGACTTTCCCCATCAGCTTCTTCGTTACCCAGCCGAATGCGCCGCGTGGCACCAGCGTGGCGATAGTTGGAATGCGCGCTTCATGCCAGCCAATGCCGGTGTTGATGAGCGTGGCCCCTGCCTGCTCAATTGCCTGCGCCAGTTGTACGATTTCCTGCCAGCTTGAGCCTTCTTCTATCAGGTCTAGCATGGACAAGCGGTAGATCAGGATGAAGTCAGGCCCGGTTCGCTCTCGCACGGCGCGGACAATCTCAAGTGCAAAACGGCAGCGGCGCTGAAAATCACCGCCCCATTCATCGTCGCGGTGATTGGTGTGCGTCACCAAAAACTGGTTAATCAGATAGCCTTCCGAGCCCATGATTTCCACTCCATCGTAACCTGCCCGCTGTGCCAGCGCGGCGCAACGAGCAAAGTCGTCGATGGTTTGTATAATATCTGACGTACTCATCGCCCGTGGCGCAAAGCGATTAATCGGTGCTTGAATGGCGGACGGCGCGACCGGATCGGGCTGATAGCTGTAGCGCCCGGCGTGGAGAATTTGCAGCGCAATTTTTCCGTCAGCGTCGTGTACCGCCTGCGTGAGTATCTGATGATGCGCCACCTGTGCCTCGTCATGTAGGGTTGCTCCTCCTTTGGCGACGGCTCCTTCGGCATTTGGCGCAATACCGCCTGTAACAATCAAACCCACGCCGCCCAGCGCCCGCTCACGGTAAAATGCTGCCAGCCTTTCTGCGCCGTCCGGGTGTTCTTCCAAACCGGTATGCATGGAACCCATGATTACGCGATTTTTTAACGTGGTGAAGCCAAGATCGAGTGGAGCAAGCAGCATGGGGTAGGCAGTCATTGCACTCTCCGGTGAAGTTAACTGGTCTGATGAGTCATGGCGTTCAATTTAGCGGTAATTGAGCGAGTTGTGAAATTTATGTTTGTTTATTGTGAGTTAAGTCATTGCTGATCGTAGGGATAAGCGAGAGTAGGTAAGGGATCGTGTACCGGAGTGTTTGTTGTCGGGGGCGTGTGACATTATAATCCGCGGGTTTATTGGGCAAAGGTATCGTTATGCGGGTGGAAGAGTTGGAATATCGGCTGGATAGCGCGCTTCGGGCGTTGGAACAAAGCGTTCAGCGCCAGCAGCAGACGTGGCGACAGGAGCATCAGTCCCTTCAGCAGCAGTTGCTTCAGGCGAAAGAGCGTGACGCTTACCTTTGCACGCAGATTGAACGACTCTCTGCGCAGTTGAGCGCGATGGATAGCTCGCCGGAGCGAAATCCGCTGATTCAGAAAATGAAAGTCATTCATGCCCATCTTGATGTGTTGGCACAAGAGGCCACGGCCTTTAGACGCTCACTTCGGTAATCTTTCGGCTGGTGTTCGCTTTCTTACACAATTCCTCCTCATTCTCCATAATTGCCGCAAATGTGGAGCTGACACTTGCAGAGATTTACCCTTGCTCTAATTAACTGAAGGTGTCGAGCCTATACTTTCTCTCGTAGCACGGCACTCGCCGTCGATAAGTTAATTCAGAGAGAGGAATAGAATATGCGTAAACTCACTGCAATGCTGGTTGCTTCTTCTTTGGCATTGGGCGCGGCAGGCCTCGCGCATGCTAATGACGCACCGAAAGGGCCAGCATCAGAACACAAGATGATGATGAAAGAGGGCCGGGAACACCGTGGCATGATGGGGCCGGATGCGATGTTTAAGGAGCTGAATTTGACGGAAGCGCAGAAGCAGCAAATTAAAGACATCATGAAAGATTCACGCGAGAAAATGCACAAAGCCATGCAGGACGATCGTCGTGATATGCATAGCCTGGTCGCATCAGACACTTTTGATGCCGCAAAAGCGCAGGCGCAATTGGATAAAGCTGACGCCGCACACAAGGCCAGAATGCTTAATGGGCTGGAAACCAAAAACAAAATTTACAACGTTCTGACGCCAGAACAGAAGAAGCAGTATAACGACAGCTTTGAAAAGCGGCTGACTCAAGCGCAAAAGCCGGATGGCAAGCCAACGCCCGCGGAATAATACATTATTCATGAGTCCGCGTTAGTCCTGAAATAAATAAGCCAAGACCACCGGACTGATGGGCTGCCAACAAGCAGTACATCAGTTCGGTGGTTTTTTTATTTTTTCCCTTAAGCATCGTGCTGAGTAGAGAAATGATTAATGTTATTCTCACGTAGATGAAATGAGTGGACCTATCGGGTAGCGGGCGGTAAAGGGCAGATGAATAACGATTGGATGTTGAAGACTAAAAAATTCATGCTGTTTTTATTTGTGACCACCCTCATTGTGAGCTGTATGGGATTCCAGTTTCGCGTGCTGGATGAGTTGTCGCTGTTTTGGCCCGCCAATATTCTGGTTTTTTGTCTCATGGTGAGTTTCAGGGACAGAAAAGGGACGATAAAAGATAAGACACTCTCTATCTGCATGGGGTTTGTGGTGAGTTATGCGGCGATGCTGTCGGCGGCGCTACTAATGGACAATAACTCACCGTTAAGAACCAAGGTGCTGTTGTGCTTGTGTAATATGGTCTTCGTGGTAACTGCTTGGTGCGCCTTTTGCCTGATGTGTCGGTTTACCGGAAAGTGGTCGACATTTGAAAAATTCAGCAAATATTACGTCTATATTATTTTCGCCTCGACGTTTTTAGGCGCTTTCTCATCCGGGGTGGCATATGGGTTTTATGCCTACGTCTACGATACGGGGAACCGCTATGACGAGTTTATGGACTGGTTCAGTGAGCAATTGGGAACCGGCATTATCCTCGCGTTCTTTTTTCTGCGAGGTAAAGATATTCTGCGGGCGATACGGAATATT contains these protein-coding regions:
- a CDS encoding Gfo/Idh/MocA family protein; this encodes MIRFAIVGTSWITRQFVDAAHETGQLKLAAIYSRTAEKAQPFQADYMVDTLFDSLEAMAKSDLIDAVYLASPNSLHCEQALLFLSHGKHVICEKPLASNRYEVEQMIACARENQVVLFEAFKTASLPNFSVIQQSLPKVGRLRKVVLNYCQYSSRYPRYLAGENPNTFNPAFSNGSIMDIGYYCLAFAVALWGEPCTTQASATLLESGVDAHGSITLNYGDFDVTIIHSKVSHSAIPSEIQGEDGSLVIEKVSECHNVKFIPREGKQLDLSQPQHINSMLYEAEVFAALVNNNDINHAELARSRTVAGLLTEIRRQTGVVFPADAATPGNAK
- the rlmG gene encoding 23S rRNA (guanine(1835)-N(2))-methyltransferase RlmG, with amino-acid sequence MSQLELETCNLTLVRYPQVAENSALQAWDAADEYLLRELATMEIAPGPRLIFNDTFGALACGLQAQSPVSISDSYLSQLATRHNLELNGYDADAVTLLDSMAELPDAPALVVIKIPKTIALLEHQLRMLRKVVTPQTRIIAGAKARDIHTSTLQLFERVMGPTKTSLAWKKARLVHCEWAELKVSEQSLTTEWELDGYGYRIQNHANVYSRNGLDIGARFFMQHLPEQIDGKIIDLGCGNGVIGLAALKANPDATVGFFDESYMAVTSSQINVEVNCPQDVERCSFVVNNGLSRVRRDTLQAVLCNPPFHQQQAVTDEIAWQMFMDARRCLQVGGELRIVGNRHLDYFHKLKRLFGNCETIASNTKFAVLRAVKTNSSR
- a CDS encoding NADPH-dependent 2,4-dienoyl-CoA reductase; amino-acid sequence: MTAYPMLLAPLDLGFTTLKNRVIMGSMHTGLEEHPDGAERLAAFYRERALGGVGLIVTGGIAPNAEGAVAKGGATLHDEAQVAHHQILTQAVHDADGKIALQILHAGRYSYQPDPVAPSAIQAPINRFAPRAMSTSDIIQTIDDFARCAALAQRAGYDGVEIMGSEGYLINQFLVTHTNHRDDEWGGDFQRRCRFALEIVRAVRERTGPDFILIYRLSMLDLIEEGSSWQEIVQLAQAIEQAGATLINTGIGWHEARIPTIATLVPRGAFGWVTKKLMGKVRIPLITTNRINDPGVAEQLLTEGCADMISMARPFLADAELVAKAQSGRADEINTCIGCNQACLDQIFAGKVTSCLVNPRACHETELPIQLARVSKRFAVVGAGPAGIAFAVNAAARGHHVTLFEASSYIGGQFNIAKQIPGKAEFYETLRYYRRQLALRGVTLRLSTQATPTDLLGFDDVILASGIVPRIPAIAGIDHPSVLSYLDVLRDKKPVGKRVAIIGAGGIGFDTAHYLLTEKHLLSSHHHLNSPSSQPEHNDFYAEWGIDKQLQHRGGLLPHQSGELPHQRDITLLQRKAGKPGENLGKTTGWIHRTTLLRHGVTMLGGVEYHHIDDKGLHIIHDQQIRCLPVDNIIICAGQEPNRKLYDPLLAAGCHVHLIGGADVAQELDARRAIDQATRLALTL
- the spy gene encoding ATP-independent periplasmic protein-refolding chaperone Spy, with translation MRKLTAMLVASSLALGAAGLAHANDAPKGPASEHKMMMKEGREHRGMMGPDAMFKELNLTEAQKQQIKDIMKDSREKMHKAMQDDRRDMHSLVASDTFDAAKAQAQLDKADAAHKARMLNGLETKNKIYNVLTPEQKKQYNDSFEKRLTQAQKPDGKPTPAE